The following coding sequences lie in one Planctomycetia bacterium genomic window:
- a CDS encoding GNAT family N-acetyltransferase — protein MERMRENLRPLTIDDLDAVERIQREAYPHYHLEAIAVFADKLARYPAGCWAYETEGSVSGYLFSHPALLSNPPKLDRLLEPQVEIPDCYFIHDKAVRPSHQGQGAGRKLITTAFAHAASLGHATLALVAVQNSRPYWERYGFSAVSDLEPAVSAVRESYGPAAHYLVRRS, from the coding sequence ATGGAACGCATGCGCGAGAACCTGCGACCACTCACGATCGACGACTTGGACGCCGTCGAACGCATTCAGCGGGAAGCCTATCCTCACTACCATCTGGAAGCGATCGCGGTCTTCGCCGACAAACTGGCACGCTATCCCGCAGGCTGCTGGGCCTACGAGACCGAGGGAAGCGTCAGCGGTTATCTATTCTCGCATCCCGCCTTACTCTCGAACCCACCGAAGCTCGATCGCCTCTTGGAGCCCCAGGTCGAGATACCGGATTGCTACTTCATTCACGACAAAGCGGTGCGGCCGAGCCATCAGGGCCAAGGTGCGGGACGCAAGCTCATCACGACCGCGTTCGCACATGCGGCATCGCTCGGCCACGCGACTCTTGCGTTGGTAGCCGTTCAAAACTCTCGCCCCTACTGGGAGCGCTACGGCTTCAGCGCCGTCTCCGACCTCGAACCGGCCGTAAGCGCAGTCCGAGAATCCTACGGCCCGGCGGCTCACTACTTGGTTCGCCGAAGCTAA